A genome region from Dolichospermum compactum NIES-806 includes the following:
- a CDS encoding pyridoxine 5'-phosphate synthase, with the protein MPTLGVNIDHIATIRQARRTVEPDPIAAAILAELAGADGITAHLREDRRHIQDRDVRLLRQTVRTHLNLEMAATPEMLAIALDIKPDYVTLVPEKREEVTTEGGLNIVGQIARIGEIVDKLQNAGIPVSLFIDAEPPQIEASVKVKAKFIELHTGQYAEAKDETTRQKELALLAQGCEQAIKAGLRVNAGHGLTYWNVYPIAALPGMEELNIGHTIISRAALVGMERAVREMKEAMRGNW; encoded by the coding sequence GTGCCTACACTCGGTGTTAATATTGACCATATCGCTACCATTCGTCAAGCACGGCGGACAGTAGAACCAGATCCCATAGCAGCAGCAATCCTAGCAGAATTAGCAGGTGCTGATGGCATTACCGCCCATTTGCGCGAAGATAGAAGACATATTCAAGATCGAGACGTGCGGCTATTGCGGCAAACAGTGAGAACCCATTTAAACTTAGAAATGGCAGCAACTCCAGAAATGTTAGCGATCGCTCTAGATATCAAACCCGATTATGTTACCCTAGTACCGGAAAAGCGGGAAGAGGTAACAACAGAAGGTGGTTTAAATATTGTCGGACAAATTGCTAGAATAGGAGAGATAGTTGATAAGTTGCAAAATGCTGGCATTCCCGTAAGTTTGTTTATTGATGCCGAACCACCACAAATTGAGGCATCTGTCAAGGTAAAAGCCAAATTTATTGAACTGCATACAGGACAATATGCAGAAGCCAAAGACGAAACAACTCGGCAAAAAGAACTAGCTTTATTAGCTCAAGGCTGTGAACAAGCCATTAAAGCAGGTTTACGGGTGAATGCAGGTCATGGACTCACCTACTGGAATGTTTACCCCATTGCCGCCCTTCCAGGTATGGAGGAACTCAATATTGGTCATACTATCATCAGTCGGGCAGCTTTAGTAGGTATGGAAAGAGCAGTCCGGGAAATGAAAGAGGCAATGCGGGGTAATTGGTAA
- a CDS encoding ABC transporter permease, translating to MPRYLKVLRLFWSAAIAAEMEYRINFIIYAISSLGNLVGSIFSLFLFYRTGYTFSGWSWESALVVLGIFTLLQGFSATFLAPNLNRIVRYVQEGTLDFVLLKPIRSQFWLSFNTISPWGIPDLIFGLLIIIYAGTKLNLGIDKYLLTIFPLGCGLVILYSLWFILGATSIWFVKIYNITEVLRGVLEAGRYPIAGYPAAYRFFFTFVIPVAFLTTIPAQAMLGQIQFTWLLGAGFLALILFFISTQFWRFALRFYTSASS from the coding sequence ATGCCAAGATATTTAAAAGTGTTGAGATTATTTTGGAGTGCTGCGATCGCCGCAGAAATGGAGTATCGGATCAATTTTATCATTTATGCTATCAGTAGCTTAGGTAATTTAGTTGGTAGTATTTTCAGTTTATTCCTATTTTACCGTACAGGTTACACTTTTTCGGGTTGGTCATGGGAATCAGCTTTAGTAGTTTTAGGAATTTTCACCCTATTACAAGGCTTTTCTGCTACCTTCCTAGCTCCCAACTTAAATCGAATTGTGCGTTATGTCCAAGAAGGGACTTTAGACTTTGTATTATTAAAACCTATTCGTAGTCAGTTTTGGTTATCTTTTAATACTATTTCTCCCTGGGGAATACCAGATTTAATCTTCGGTTTACTGATTATTATCTATGCTGGTACAAAACTTAACTTAGGCATTGACAAATACTTGCTGACTATTTTTCCTCTAGGTTGCGGTTTAGTTATTCTTTATAGCCTGTGGTTTATACTGGGAGCGACTAGCATTTGGTTCGTAAAAATCTATAATATTACCGAAGTATTAAGAGGAGTTTTAGAGGCTGGAAGATACCCAATTGCAGGCTATCCTGCCGCTTATCGCTTTTTCTTTACCTTCGTAATACCAGTAGCTTTTTTAACTACAATTCCTGCCCAAGCTATGTTAGGTCAAATTCAATTTACCTGGTTGCTAGGTGCAGGATTCTTAGCTTTGATCTTGTTTTTCATTTCTACCCAGTTTTGGCGGTTTGCTCTCCGTTTTTATACCAGTGCTTCTAGTTAA